In a genomic window of Pseudochaenichthys georgianus unplaced genomic scaffold, fPseGeo1.2 scaffold_200_arrow_ctg1, whole genome shotgun sequence:
- the LOC139433321 gene encoding zinc finger protein 3-like encodes MTETERKRERRHSCQQCDESFTTSGNLKHHLLIHTGEKLHSCKECGKTFTTSGGLKTHQCIHTGETSYSCEDCGKTFTTSDVLNTHPRIHTGEKPYWCKECGKTFTQLGALKSHQRIHSGEKPYSCEECGKTFTQSGALRSHQHIHSGVKPYSCEECGKTFTTSSALKTHQRIHTGLV; translated from the exons atgacgg AAACtgaaaggaagagagagagacgtcacagctgtcagcaatgtgaTGAATCCTTTACAACATCTGGAAATTTAAAGCACCACCTGcttattcatactggagaaaaactgCACAGCTgtaaagagtgtgggaaaacgttcactacatcaggtggtctaaaaacacatcaatgtattcacacaggagaaacaTCATACAGCTGTGAAGACTGTGGGAAAACATTCACGACATCAGATGTTCTCAACACACATCctcgtattcacacaggagaaaaaccttactggtgtaaagagtgtgggaaaacgtttaCTCAATTaggtgctctcaaatcacatcaacgtattcactctggagaaaaaccgtacagttgtgaggagtgtgggaaaacgtttaCTCAATCAGGTGCTCTCAGATCACATCAACATATTCACTCTGGAgtaaaaccgtacagctgtgaagagtgtgggaaaactttcactacatcaagtgctctaaaaacacatcaacgtattcacacgggATTAGTTTGA